Proteins found in one Limanda limanda chromosome 18, fLimLim1.1, whole genome shotgun sequence genomic segment:
- the LOC133024432 gene encoding gamma-crystallin M2-like: MTSSSMNMMSKIIFYEEKNFQGRSYECMSDCPDMSSYMSRCHSCRVERGCFMVYERTNFMGNQFFMRRGEYSDYMSMMGMSDCIRSCRMIPMHKGSFRMNIYERENFQGQMHEVMEDCEDIMDRYSMSNFMSCNVMEGQWLMYEQAHYRGRMMYMRPGEYRNIMTMGSSSMRVMSMKRIMDSCH, encoded by the coding sequence ATGACTTCCAGTAGCATGAACATGATGAGCAAGATCATCTTCTACGAGGAGAAGAACTTCCAGGGCCGCTCCTATGAGTGCATGAGCGACTGCCCTGACATGTCCTCCTACATGAGCCGCTGCCATTCCTGCAGGGTGGAGAGGGGCTGCTTCATGGTCTACGAACGCACCAACTTCATGGGAAACCAGTTCTTCATGAGGAGGGGCGAGTATTCCGACTACATGAGCATGATGGGCATGAGTGACTGCATCAGGTCATGTCGCATGATCCCCATGCACAAAGGCTCCTTCAGGATGAATATCTACGAGAGGGAGAACTTCCAGGGCCAGATGCACGAGGTCATGGAGGACTGCGAGGACATCATGGACCGCTATAGCATGTCTAACTTCATGTCCTGCAACGTGATGGAGGGCCAATGGCTGATGTACGAGCAGGCTCACTACAGAGGAAGGATGATGTACATGAGGCCTGGAGAGTACAGGAACATCATGACCATGGGCTCAAGCAGCATGAGGGTCATGAGCATGAAGCGCATCATGGATTCCTGCCACTAG